GGGGTTATTCATAAATCGCTCTCCGATTTTTTTCAATCGATTTGGCATGGTCGCTGAAAACAACATGGTTTGTCGCTCCGTAGGAAGCTCTTTAAAGATGGTTTCAATGTCTTCAATAAAGCCCATGTTCAGCATTTCGTCCCCTTCATCCAGAATGACTACGGACATCTCCTCGAGACGGATGGTCTTTCGACGCATATGATCCATAAATCTTCCCGGGGTAGCCACAATGATTTCCGGATTTCTCTTCAGGGCTTTGATTTGTCGGTCAATGGGCTCTCCCCCATAAATTGCCAGGGCGTTCACCTTTTTAAATTGACTGAGTCGGTTGATTTCCGTTGCCACTTGTATGGCCAGTTCCCTTGTGGGAGCCAAAACCATAGCCTGGGGGTGTTTTCTGTCCGGCAGCATTTTTTCAATGGTGGGAATACCAAAGGCTGCGGTTTTTCCCGTTCCGGTTTGGGCCTGTCCAATAATATCTCGATCCAGTTTTGCATGGGGTATTACCTGGCTTTGTATGTCCGTAGGCTCTACAATCCCCATTTTGTCTAATGCATGTAAAATTTTCTCGTCTACCATAAATTCTTTAAAATTACTCACTTAATCATTCTCCTTTGTTTTTTGATTTTCCACTTTTCCTAGACGGCACTTAAGAGATCTTTTCTAGCCTCTATTTTTTCTATACCTCTAATCAATAGGGAAAATCGCTAACTAAAAGAGATTATCTATCGGCTGACGCCGTTTTATCTGTCAGAGATGCACTTGCCACCCCGACTCCTATTGATATAAGTTCCGTCTTTCTTCAATCCTTGGCGACGGTTTCCCGTAGTGTTTTTACGCCATAAAAAAAGGCAATTCCTTTAATATTAAAGGAATTGGCCTTTAAGGTCTGTCATTTGTAAATAATTATTTTAATAGAATAAAATATCTAGTGATTACAAACGATTCTTCAGATCCTGAATTACAGCTTAGTTACGTTCGCTGCTTGTGGACCTCTGTCGCCTTCAACAATTTCGAATTCAACGTCTTGACCTTCTTCTAAAGTCTTGAATCCTTCAGATTGGATCGCTGAGAAGTGTACAAATACATCGTCTCCTTCTTCTCTTTCGATAAATCCAAATCCTTTTTCTGAGTTAAACCATTTTACTTTTCCTGTCAAATTAATGACCTCCTCTAAATTAAATTCTAAAGCATCATGCAGAAAACGTTTTTAAATCCTAAAACTGAAGTATTTCATTTAGAGTAAGGCTTCTAAAACCGTTTTTCCTCTATCTGCTTTAACTATTACATCATACCACAGGTAAAAATAAAAAGAAAGGGCTTTTTGAATTTAATTTATTTTTTCCAGGGATTTTGTTCTTCTTACAACCCTTTCATTTATTCCAAGGATAGGCCCCTGGCTTTTCACAACTTCAGCAATTCGCTGTTTTACTGATTTTAAGAACTATTACA
The sequence above is drawn from the Isachenkonia alkalipeptolytica genome and encodes:
- a CDS encoding cold shock domain-containing protein, whose product is MTGKVKWFNSEKGFGFIEREEGDDVFVHFSAIQSEGFKTLEEGQDVEFEIVEGDRGPQAANVTKL